From Pseudorca crassidens isolate mPseCra1 chromosome 15, mPseCra1.hap1, whole genome shotgun sequence, one genomic window encodes:
- the LOC137206899 gene encoding cardiotrophin-2-like: FLLPAALCLLTLLLPPLSLGAPISPAKPISQAYSLALYMQKNTSTLLQTYLQCQGSPFSDPGFSAPELQLSSLPPAAVSFKTWHVLNDRERLSCAQGAFLALTQHLQLVGDDQSDLNPGSPILLAQLGAATLRAQGLLGNMAAIMTALGLPIPPEEDTLGLVPLGASAFERKCRGYVVTQEYGHWTDRAVRDLALLKAKYPG; this comes from the exons TTTCTCCTGCCAGCCGCCCTCTGCCTGCTGACCCTGCTGCTGCCACCCCTCAGTCTGGGAGCCCCCATCTCCCCAGCTAAGCCCATCAGTCAAGCCTACAGCCTGGCACTCTACATGCAGAAGAATACTTCAACACTGCTGCAGACTTAT CTCCAGTGCCAAGGCAGCCCCTTTAGTGATCCTGGCTTCTCAGCGCCAGAGCTCCAGCTCAGCAGCCTGCCTCCTGCCGCCGTCTCCTTCAAGACCTGGCATGTGCTGAATGATAGGGAGCGTCTGAGCTGTGCCCAGGGGGCCTTCCTGGCCTTGACCCAGCACCTCCAGCTCGTGGGGGATGACCAGAGTGACCTGAACCCTGGCAGTCCCATCCTTCTGGCTCAGCTAGGGGCTGCAACACTCAGGGCCCAAGGCCTGCTGGGCAACATGGCTGCCATCATGACTGCCCTGGGCCTGCCTATCCCCCCAGAAGAGGACACTCTCGGGCTTGTCCCCTTAGGGGCCTCGGCCTTCGAGAGGAAATGTCGAGGTTATGTAGTAACCCAGGAATATGGCCATTGGACTGACCGAGCTGTGAGGGACTTGGCTCTGCTCAAGGCCAAATACCCTGGGTAG